CAGGTTAAAAACCCATCTATCACCACCTATTTGTTTAAATAGTAATGCTATATATAAAATTATTGAAGGTATCCAGTTGACTCCTTTAATTAAGGAAATATTATTCCTAAGCATTGTATGATGTAAATTCTacattgtttgttttcttatctcACTCGTAATCATTGTGTACTTTCTCATAACAACAGGATACAGATATCCCTGCCCAGTGAACAATCTCACAGACGTGACAGAATTCCTGCTAGTGGGATTTTCTGAAATCTGGGAGCTACAGATACTACATGCTGGATTGTTTACTCTGATTTATTTTGCAGCACTGATGGGAAACCTTCTCATCATTGTGGTCACTACTCTTGATCATTATCTTCATACACCCATGTACTTCTTCTTAAAGAACCTCTCCTTTTTGGATTTGTGCTACATCTCAGTCACTGTGCCTAAGTCAATTCATAATTCCTTGATGAATAGAAGCTCAATCTCTTATCTTGGTTGTGTAGCCCAAGTgtactttttctttgcttttgcaTCTGCTGAACTGGCCTTTCTCACTGTCATGTCCTATGACCGCTATGTTGCCATTTGCCACCCTCTCCAGTATGGAGCCATTATGACAGCAGGAAAATGCCATCAAATGGCAGGCATAGCCTGGTTAAGCTGCTTTTCTTATGCAGCAATCCATACAGGCAACATATTTTGGGAGCCCATTAGAAGATCCAACATCATCCACCAGTTCTTCTGTGACATCCCTCACATGTTGTCTCTAGTttcctgtgaagctttctttgtTGAATTTGTAACCCTGGCCCTGAGTTCCTGTCTAGTACTAGGATGTTTCTTTCTTATGGTTACTTCCTATGTTCAAATCTTTTCAACTGTGTTCAAAATTCCTTCAGTTGAGAGTCGGGCAAAGGCTTTATCTACCTGCTCGCCACAACTGATTGTCATTATGCTCTTTCTCACCACAGGACTCTTTGCTGCCTTAGGGCCAATTACCCAGACATCATCCATTCAAGATTTGGTGATTGCTATGGCATATACagtttttcctccctttctaaaTCCCATAATATACAGTCTTAGAAACAAGGAGATCAAAGCAGCTATCTGGAGACAACTAGGGAAAATTAATTCTCAGCTAAAATAGAATA
The DNA window shown above is from Erinaceus europaeus chromosome 2, mEriEur2.1, whole genome shotgun sequence and carries:
- the LOC103107661 gene encoding olfactory receptor 14I1 → MVSVSTDTILFDLETVCIHERLVVPMPFLEELALLTPVGIAHHLTSLEGYRYPCPVNNLTDVTEFLLVGFSEIWELQILHAGLFTLIYFAALMGNLLIIVVTTLDHYLHTPMYFFLKNLSFLDLCYISVTVPKSIHNSLMNRSSISYLGCVAQVYFFFAFASAELAFLTVMSYDRYVAICHPLQYGAIMTAGKCHQMAGIAWLSCFSYAAIHTGNIFWEPIRRSNIIHQFFCDIPHMLSLVSCEAFFVEFVTLALSSCLVLGCFFLMVTSYVQIFSTVFKIPSVESRAKALSTCSPQLIVIMLFLTTGLFAALGPITQTSSIQDLVIAMAYTVFPPFLNPIIYSLRNKEIKAAIWRQLGKINSQLK